A part of Miscanthus floridulus cultivar M001 chromosome 6, ASM1932011v1, whole genome shotgun sequence genomic DNA contains:
- the LOC136460867 gene encoding uncharacterized protein codes for MGRGPLDHLPDVVEVVPRALASSPAPPGGGGEADPGSVIARSRAEADTPEVRAFGKHAVSPVGSTTAVEQVAVEAMQLPPLRTEGATGSIEDQPVPMDTEAMPLPPPPPLRTRVAMAKWLPPRSSRKRPTKVPTLAPLKALKVNPGSTAHWVAEAQATLHRGTASARANPKVPATHGGAAEVTLTQEGEAAPLPHDGEAHGLDAAEVPLAAETIGTEVPGVLQAGATESAALGTIEAAAAGTGALATTEATMAEARAPEAPEATMAEAGAPGTTEATIAEAGAPGTTDADVIVAGLPAQEVEMKATEALAALLRESAREVEILPISSDDTSWA; via the exons atggggcgaggtcccctggaccatctccctgacgtagtggaggtggtgcccaggGCATTGGCAAGtagcccggcacccccgggaggaggaggagaagcagacCCGGGGTCGGTAATTGCCCGCtctagggccgaggccgacacgcccgaggtgcGAGCGTTCGGCAAacacgccgtcagcccggtgggctcgacgacggcggtggagcaagtggcggtggaggcgatgcaactgcccccgctgaggaccgagggggcgacggggtccattgaggaccaaCCGGTGCCGATGGACACGGAGGCCATGCctctgccgccaccaccgcctttgCGGACAAGGGTCGCCATGGCGAAGTGGTTGCCAccccgctcgag CCGAAAGCGACCTACAAAGGTGCCTAcgttggcgccccttaaggcgctcaaggttaaccccggctccaccgcccactgggtggcggaggcgcaagccaccCTACATCGTGgcacggcgtcggcgagggccaaCCCGAAGGTGCCGGCCACTCATGGAGGGGCTGCTGAGGTGACCCTAACACAGGAGGGGGAGGCAGCGCCTCTGCCCCACGATGGCGAGGCCCATGGGTTGGATGCGGCCGAGGTTCCCTTGGCCGCCGAGACCATCGGGACCGAGGTCCCCGGGGTTTTGCAGGCCGGGGCGACGGAGTCTGCGGCACTCGGGACCATCGAGGCCGCTGCGGCGGGCACCGGAGCCCtcgcgaccaccgaggccacgatggcggaggccagagcccctgaggctcccgaggccacgatggcggaggccggagcccccgggaccactgaggccacgatagcagaggccggagcccccgggaccaccgacgCTGACGTGATCGTGGCGGGGCTgccggcccaggaagtggagatgaaggcgacggaggccttggcggcactattgcgggagagcgcccgggaggtggagattcttccgatctcctccgatgatacttcctgggCGTAG
- the LOC136458729 gene encoding uncharacterized protein isoform X2, with protein sequence MAAAAGGGFSGDVPIFHAENLVSNVKSINYSRTFLSIISGVVAGIWGFTGLMGFVFYLLVMMVASLMLLVKAKFSVHTYFDSWNRIIIEGVLGGLMSFVLFWTYP encoded by the exons atggcggcggcggcgggcggcgggttCTCTGGCGACGTTCCGATCTTCCACGCGGAAAACCTCGTCAGCAACGTCAAATCAATCAACTACAG CCGGACATTCTTGTCAATCATTAGTGGAGTTGTTGCTGGAATATGGGGGTTTACAGGCTTGATGGGATTTGTGTTCTACCTTCTTGTGATGATGGTTGCATCTCTGATGCTTTTGGTGAAGGCCAAATTTTCGGTCCATACATACTTTGACAGTTGGAACAGGATTATAATTGAAGGAGTTCTTGGAGGCCTGATG TCTTTCGTGTTGTTTTGGACGTATCCTTGA
- the LOC136458729 gene encoding uncharacterized protein isoform X1 — protein MAAAAGGGFSGDVPIFHAENLVSNVKSINYSRTFLSIISGVVAGIWGFTGLMGFVFYLLVMMVASLMLLVKAKFSVHTYFDSWNRIIIEGVLGGLMSFVLFWTFAYDIVHIF, from the exons atggcggcggcggcgggcggcgggttCTCTGGCGACGTTCCGATCTTCCACGCGGAAAACCTCGTCAGCAACGTCAAATCAATCAACTACAG CCGGACATTCTTGTCAATCATTAGTGGAGTTGTTGCTGGAATATGGGGGTTTACAGGCTTGATGGGATTTGTGTTCTACCTTCTTGTGATGATGGTTGCATCTCTGATGCTTTTGGTGAAGGCCAAATTTTCGGTCCATACATACTTTGACAGTTGGAACAGGATTATAATTGAAGGAGTTCTTGGAGGCCTGATG TCTTTCGTGTTGTTTTGGAC ATTTGCTTATGACATTGTCCACATCTTCTGA